A genomic window from Salmo salar chromosome ssa23, Ssal_v3.1, whole genome shotgun sequence includes:
- the LOC106583968 gene encoding DET1- and DDB1-associated protein 1, translating to MDKADFLKGLPVYNESNFSLFHADPVCKASNRRPSVYLPTCEYPSEQIIVTEKTNILLRYLHQQWDKKNAAKKREQDQGEGGSPAPPHKIARTDSQEMNEDS from the exons ATGGACAAG GCAGATTTCTTAAAGGGTCTCCCTGTTTACAACGAGAGCAATTTCAGCCTGTTCCATGCAGACCCTGTGTGCAAAGCATCG AACCGAAGACCGTCCGTGTACCTCCCGACCTGCGAGTACCCCTCAGAACAGA TCATTGTCACGGAGAAAACAAATATCCTCCTTCGCTACCTTCACCAACAGTGGGACAAAAAG AATGCAGCGAAGAAGAGGGAACAGGatcaaggagagggagggagtccagcacctccacacaaaatTGCAAGGACAGATAGCCAAGAGATGAACGAGGACTCTTAG